In Streptomyces sp. NBC_00341, the DNA window TGGCCGGGTACTTCAGGGGTACGGGCAGGTCCGTCGTCAGGGCCAGGGTGATCGAGGCGGGGGCGGCGTCGCGTTCCAGCCAGGCGGTTACGGCGGGCGTGAGGCTGCGGATGTCGCTCTCGGAGAGGACGAGTACGGGAGCCTCGCGCCGCAGCCCGAGCAGGATGGCCGACGCGCGTCGGTGCAGGTCCGGGTTGGGTTCCTGCCGCCGAGGGGCGGGGACGGAGACGGGGACCGGTACGGGAGCGGGCGCGGGGGCCGGTGCGGCAACCAGGACCGGGGCCGGAGCCGGAGCCTCAACCGGGGCCGCTGCCGCGGCAGGAACAGGAACAGGAACAGGAACAGGAACGGGAGCGGGAGCGGGCGGCAGGTCGGCCGCGACGTCGCACGGCTGGTTGTACGACGTCGAGCGCGTGATCACGCGGCCACTGGCCAGGCGCTCGCGGGTGCGCCTCAGGTAGCCCTTGGTTTCGAGTTCGCGCAAGGCCTCAGCGATGCGGTACTCGCTCTCCGGGAAGCGCTCGACCAGGAACTTGATGCCGATCTTGGCCCCGTCCGGCAGCGACTGGATGTGTACGGCGAGCCCGATCGCGACCAGGGAGAGCTCCTGGTGCTGGGCGAGATGGTTGCCCACGACCGTGAAGTGACTGGTGTGGCGCACGTTGACGTGGAGGACACCGCCGGACCGGGCGCTGGACCGGGCACCTGATGAGGTGCCTGAAGAGGCGCGCGAGGGCGCGATATTCTGCTGGTTATCCATCGGGAAGATCTGCTGCTTCCTCTTGGTCAGGCCCTCGCTCGGGATTCCAGTCCCGGCGGGGGCCATCTCATGTCTGAAGTTGGTTTCGTGAGCATATGCCAGGCAACCCGGGCGAAATCCAGCTCAGTTGGCCAACCTCACCCGTGTGAGTGACGGGCGCCCACGCGGGTGCGCGGGGGCCTGCTGAGGTCCACCGGGGTGGGTTGGGTGGGGTTGGGTTTGAGAGTTCCTTCTTCCCAAAGGACTTAAAAGCCTTTTACGTCGTGGGCAGCCGCGTCGTGGGCAGCTGCGTCGCGGCCGACCGGGTCGTGGTCCACCGCGTCGCGGCCGACCGGGTCGCGGTGGTCACGATCCGGTGAGGGAGAGCTCCGCCCAGACCGTCTTGCGCGGGAACGGGCCGTGCCGGACGCCCCAGCGCGTGGCCAGTGCCTCGACGAGAAGGAGCCCCCGCCCGGACTCGTACACCTCGTACACCTCGGACTGATCCGGCACCCGGGGCAGCCGCTCCCCGCGTGCGTCCGCCACCTCGATGCGCAGCGTGTCCCCGGTGACCGTCAGCAGGATGCGGAAGTCGCGCCCCGGTACGTAACCGTGCATCACCGCGTTCGACGCCAGCTCAGCGATGACCTGTCTGGCGTCGTCCAGCGGCAGCCCCCAGGAGCGGAGCTGTTCGGTCGCCAGCAGCCGGGCCAGCCGGGCGCCCCGACGGGTGGCGGAGAGCTGCACGGCGAACTGTCCGCTGCGTGCACGCGGTTGGGTGATTTCTCGGTTCACGTCACTCAGCGTGGCCGCCCGTCGCTACGCTGAAAAGCAGTGACACGTATACGGACGGTGACTGTCCAGCGGTCGTACGGGCCTGTCCACGCCGTACAGCGCAGGAGCGCCGCGAACGGGTGGAGGCGGATGGCGCATGACTGGCAACGACATGGTGGACGGGCCGGATTGGGCGGTCGATCCCGAGGACGAGTCGGGTGCCGTGATGGCCATGGTCGGCAGGCAGATCCGGCTCTGGCGTGAGGCGGCGGGCTTACGCGCGGCGGAACTGGGCGAGGCGATCGGGTACGGCGAGAACCTGGTCTACAAGGTGGAGGCCGGTACCCGGATCGCCAAACCGGAGTTCCTGGACCGGACGGACGACGTCCTGGGCGCGAAGGGCAAGATCGCCGCGATGAAGAAGGATGTCGCGGAGGCGCGGTATCCGAAGAAGGTCCGCGATCTCGCCAAGTTGGAGGCCGATGCGGTCGAGTTGGGCTCGTATGCGTCCGGTGTGATCGACGGGCTGCTTCAGACGGAGGCGTATGCCCGCGCTCTCTACGGGGAGCGGCGCCCGGCGTTCACCGAGGAACAGGTCGACCGCTTCGTGGCCGCACGAATGGCTCGGCAGGCGATCTTCGAGCGTCGGCCCGCCCCGCTGCTGACCTTCGTGCAGGAAGAAGCCACGCTCAGGCGCCCCACGGGCGGAAGAGCAGTGTTGCGTCGACAGCTCGAACACCTGCTGGACCTAGGCAAGTTGAGGCATGTCGAGATCCAGGTGATGCCGACCGAGACCGAGGAACACGCCGGCTTGGACGGCCCTCACCGGGTGTTTAAGCTGACTGACGGTACGGCTGTGGGGCTCAATGAGGTACAGCTCACCAGTCGGCTCATCAGCGATCCCAAGGAAGTCCAGATCCTTGACATGCGTTACGGCCTGACCCGGGCCCAGGCGCTCACGCCTCGGCTCTCGCGCATCTTCATCGAAAAACTGCTGGGAGAGACATGACTGCGAAGCGCTCGGACGGAAGCCCTTCCGACCTGACCTGGTTCAAGAGCAGCTACAGCACCAGCGACGGTCCCTCGTGCGTCGAGGTCGCCGCCGCCCCCACCACCGTCCACGTCCGCGACTCGAAGAACATCCCCGGCCCCGAACTCGGCTTCGCCCCGGGCGCCTGGGCCGAGTTCGTCTCGTACGCGTCGACCGACTGAGCGTCGGCACACCGCCACCGCCGTCCCCCCGAGGGCCTGCCCGCGCATACGCGTGTGTGGCAGGCCCTCGGTGCTGCGTGAGGGGGCGGGGCCGTACCTCCGGCCAGAACCGGCCGAGGGGATGGTCGATCGGGTGGAGGGCGTTGGTCATCACCGCTGCTGGGCGAGGGTGCTCGGACGGATTGCCTGATTGCCGAAGCGGGCCCGTGCCCGGACAGCGACGACGTATCCGGCTGCGACATGGAGAAATCGTGACCGACGACCACGCTCACCTGCTCGTCGCCATCGTCGAGCTCTGCGGCGAGCTGGGAGTTACCCGTAACGGGCGCTTCAGGGCGCGGTCATCCCAGAAGGCTGCGCGGTCAGCGACGACCGCCGCCGATGCGGCGGTCGTCGGCCAGTCCGGTCAGCGGGCCGAACTCGCAGGCAAGCTGGTTCCACGTCAGAACCTCGCCACAGCGGGCCGGGAAATCCTTCGGGTCGAACTCGGGCATGGTCCAGGTGCCGGTGTCCCGGTCCCGCAGCCACAGGTCCCCGTCACCGTCGACCACGGTCGGCGGGACCGGTACGGGCTCGGCCTGATCGGTGGGCTCCCAGGTGACCCGGCCCGGGTGGGAAGCGCGGCGCAGCTCGGTGGTGGCCAGCCGTGCGGCCAAGTCACGGGTGGACTCTTCGGCGTCCTTGACCGACGCGAGTCGGAATGCGTCGTCAAGTACGGGCAGGGCTGGAGTCTTGCTGCGCTTTGAACTCATACGCTGACTACCTCCGGTAGGGGGAGTGACATCCGTTATGGCACCCCGTAGAGGATCACGGTATCCGAGGCGGGAGCCGGGTCGGCTATGACCACTGTCCAGGTGGAGGCGCCGGCACACAGGGCGGTGGGGCCATGCCGTTTCGTTCGGATCATCGGGCTGACCACAGGAGGATGCCTGCGATGTGGAGTCCGGCGAGGTGGATCGTGGCGATCTTCTCGTAGCGGGTGGCGATGCCGCGCCATTGCTTCGTCCCCACGGGAGCCGGGCTACTCCAGTCCTCCGGTCTCGACGATGTGGGCCAGGAAAAGCTCGATCAATTGGCTCTTCTCGGTAATGGGTACGTCGGCATCCGGAATCCCGCTTTCCACCCCCCACTCGGTATTGAACGTGATGGTGTGCCCGGGCGGTATGGCGCTGGTTCTTAGCCATTCAACAAAATCTGCTGCCTGTTGTGCTGTGCAGTTTTGGGCCGCAACGCCCTCCGGGGAAATCTTGGCCATGCCTTCGAGTTCTTTTCCCTCAAGGGTGAATTCGAAAAACATGAAAGAGTCGCCGGGCGAGTTCCCGTCTCGGGGATCTTCTACGCGAATGAATACTTCGGGGTTGGCCTCAAGTAGGCGCTGCTTGAGGTAGGTGAATGTCAATCCCCATGTGTCGCCTGGTGAAGGAGCGAAGATGAACAGCGTCTCCAGCTCTTCCAGGTCGAAGTTTTTCACTGCGGAATCTCATTTCGGTGTGCTCGCCGGAGCCGTTCCCCTGCGCGCACGCGCCACACCGCGCATTGGCGGCAATCCTCCGACACTGCCTGGATCCGGCAGTTCCGCGGCCGGGCTTCTGTCGTCAGTTTTAGGGGAGTTGCGACGGCGCGGCCTTCAGTCCGTCCAGGGTGAGGTCGAGGAGGCGTTCGGCCTGCTCTCGCTGCTCGGGCTTGGCCGAGGTGAGGGCGATGCCGGCGAGGGCGGCGAACATGTCGGTCGGGCTGATGTCGGACCGGATCGTTCCGGCAGCGGTATTGGCGTCCATGAGGGAGGAGAGGGCGGCCTGAATCATCTTGTGACTGTCGGCGTAGGGATTGGTTCCGGCGCTGACGACGGCTCGCAGCGCTTCGGCCATGCCGAGTTTGGCGGTGGCGTAGTCGATGAAGCGGCGAGTCCAGGCCCGTAGGGCCTCGGGCGGCGACATCGCCGCAAGGAGGCCGGGGACGGCGTCGCACAGCCGGGCCACTTCGTTGCGGTACGCCGCCTCGATCAGGGCTTCCCTGGTCGGGAAGTTGCGGTAGAGGGTGCCGGTTCCCACGCCTGCTTCTCTGGCGATGCGCTCGAAGTGCGCATCCAGTCCCTCCTCG includes these proteins:
- a CDS encoding helix-turn-helix domain-containing protein; translation: MTGNDMVDGPDWAVDPEDESGAVMAMVGRQIRLWREAAGLRAAELGEAIGYGENLVYKVEAGTRIAKPEFLDRTDDVLGAKGKIAAMKKDVAEARYPKKVRDLAKLEADAVELGSYASGVIDGLLQTEAYARALYGERRPAFTEEQVDRFVAARMARQAIFERRPAPLLTFVQEEATLRRPTGGRAVLRRQLEHLLDLGKLRHVEIQVMPTETEEHAGLDGPHRVFKLTDGTAVGLNEVQLTSRLISDPKEVQILDMRYGLTRAQALTPRLSRIFIEKLLGET
- a CDS encoding ATP-binding protein; this encodes MNREITQPRARSGQFAVQLSATRRGARLARLLATEQLRSWGLPLDDARQVIAELASNAVMHGYVPGRDFRILLTVTGDTLRIEVADARGERLPRVPDQSEVYEVYESGRGLLLVEALATRWGVRHGPFPRKTVWAELSLTGS
- a CDS encoding DUF397 domain-containing protein — encoded protein: MTAKRSDGSPSDLTWFKSSYSTSDGPSCVEVAAAPTTVHVRDSKNIPGPELGFAPGAWAEFVSYASTD
- a CDS encoding TetR/AcrR family transcriptional regulator encodes the protein MTRDAGRPLRADAQRNRDKILAAAVRVFTEEGLDAHFERIAREAGVGTGTLYRNFPTREALIEAAYRNEVARLCDAVPGLLAAMSPPEALRAWTRRFIDYATAKLGMAEALRAVVSAGTNPYADSHKMIQAALSSLMDANTAAGTIRSDISPTDMFAALAGIALTSAKPEQREQAERLLDLTLDGLKAAPSQLP
- a CDS encoding helix-turn-helix domain-containing protein, which translates into the protein MDNQQNIAPSRASSGTSSGARSSARSGGVLHVNVRHTSHFTVVGNHLAQHQELSLVAIGLAVHIQSLPDGAKIGIKFLVERFPESEYRIAEALRELETKGYLRRTRERLASGRVITRSTSYNQPCDVAADLPPAPAPVPVPVPVPVPAAAAAPVEAPAPAPVLVAAPAPAPAPVPVPVSVPAPRRQEPNPDLHRRASAILLGLRREAPVLVLSESDIRSLTPAVTAWLERDAAPASITLALTTDLPVPLKYPAKLLAHRLSALLPAAVPPAPFTPPPVPLQNCDDCDRAFRAPEAGRCGECLAELSVTA